From Fulvivirga lutea:
AATTGTACCTGTTAATTTTCTCAAAGCCTGCGACATCAAACGAGCCTGAAGACCCATCTTGCTATCACCCATCTCGCCTTCCAGTTCGCCCTTAGGTACTAACGCAGCCACGGAATCAATAACAATAATATCAATGGCTCCAGAGCGAATTAGATGCTCGGCTATTTCCAATGCCTGCTCACCATTATCTGGCTGGGAGATTAGCAGGTTTTCTGTGTCAATACCGAGTTTTTCTGCATATACCTTGTCAAAAGCATGTTCCGCATCAATAAATGCGGCTAAACCACCCGCTTTTTGGGCTTCCGCAATGCAATGCATCGAAATGGTGGTTTTACCAGAAGACTCCGGACCGTAAATCTCAATCACTCTACCTCTCGGTATTCCACCTATACCTAACGCGATATCAAGACCTAAAGAACCTGTTGAAATGGCCGGAACATCAAGAACTCGCTCATCGCTAAGTTTCATGACGGTACCTTTTCCATACGTTTTTTCTAGTTTATCAATGGTTAATTGAAGGGCCTTTAGTTTTTGATCTTTCTCGCTCATTATATCTCGGATTTGTAGTATTACTTTAGGCGGTGAAGTTAATTAAATTGCCAATATTTTTAGCAAAATCATATAAATTTTCTTACAACTGTCGCCATTAGATTGCGCACTTCCTATATTGCGTAAAATTTAGCTATGAGGAGGGTTTTAATTTTATTTTTTGCCTTAGGGTGTTTATCAGCATCAGCACAGTTAAACAATACCATGTTCGATCAGCGAAAGCAGATAAATGAACAGGATTCAGGCTCTCTGTTCCTCAACCTAAATGCGCTGGGCTTTAATAAAAACAATGAATATTTTGGTAAGATAGCCGATGGATACACGCTTTTTGGTTACCAGATTAATCCATCGTTGGCATTTCTACCCACTGCACACACACGGTTCGATGTTGGAGTGTACGCCCAAAAAGATTTTGGAAACGATGAGTACACAGAAGTGCAACCAACTTTCACCTTTACCTATAAAATGGGTAGTTCCAGATTGATATTTGGAACTCTGGAAGGGGCCACATCACACCAATTAATTGAGCCGTTGTATGATTTTGAAAATGTATTGGTCAATCGTTTAGAAAACGGATTACAGTTCAATACCATAAACGACTGGCTGTTTTTCGATGTATGGCTCGACTGGCAAAATATGCTTTATGCTGGTGAAAATGATCAGGAAGAGCTTACAGGTGGCCTTTCTGCCAGGTATTTTTTGGTTGACAAGATTATTCGGGTATCCATTCCCACGCAGATAGTGGTAAAACATCTCGGAGGTCAGATAGATGTGAGTGATAAACCGCTTCAAACATATGTAAACACAGCCACTGGTATTACGCTGGATTTTCTGAGGCCCGACAATAATTTAATCAATAGTGTGAGGTTAGACTCTTATTATGTGACGTATAGCGATGCGTCAGGCGAACAACTTCGCCCTTTCGAAGATGGTGATGGTTTTTATATCAATGCAGAGGTGAAAAGCAAAATAGGTCTGGAGTTTATGGTTAGCTACTGGCAGGCAAATGAGTTTTTATCAATACAGGGCGGACAGATTTATCCGAGTGAATCGAGTACTGTTAAAAACCCATTCGTAATTCAGGAAGATCGCGAGTTGTTAATATTTCGCTTCATGCATAATATGAAACTTGCCGATGGTCTCACCTTATCCAGCCGATTTGAGCCTTATTTTGATTTGCTTAACGACCGTTTTGAGTTTTCACATGCTTTTTACCTGAATTACACCACGGATTTCAGACTATTAAAAGGCAAAAAGTAGGATGAAGCGGGGCTACAAAATTCTATTGGTTTTCATCCTCTTACTGGTAGCAGTATTTTTTGTTTATAGTGATCTGATCGTTTATGGTCTGCGGCAAGGTAAGGGCCAGTGGCACATAGTATCTAATGCCAAGCCAGTGGAAGAATTTCTTTCCGATCCCAATGTAGATCAATCCACTAAAGAGAAACTCAACCTTGTTCAGGATGTACGTGAGTTTTGTGTCTCTCAATTGGGTCTGAGCGATACTGAAAATTATACAGAAATGTATGACCAGCAAGGCAAGCCCGTTTTATGGGTTGTAACTGCTTGTAAACCTTTCAGTTTTGAGCCATATCAATGGAAATTTCCAGTGGTTGGCACCGTACCATATAAGGGCTTTTTTGAAGAAGCCTTGGCTCACGAAGAAGCTAAGCGACTAAGCGAGTTGGGATTAGACACTAATATTCGAACAGTAGGAGGGTGGTCTACACTAGGTTGGTTTAAAGACCCGATTTTAAGCGAAATGTTGAAACGGAATGACGGGGAGCTGGCCAATCTTATAGTACATGAATTAGTGCATGCTACCATTTTTGTAAAAGATAGCGTTGAGTTTAATGAAAACCTGGCTTCTTATATTGGCGATAAAGGCGCTGAAGAATATCTAAAAAAGGTAGATGGACAAAAAGGGTTGGAGGAATATATTCGAAGCAAGGAAGATCAGCAGAAGTTTGTAAACCATATTTTGAGAGGCTATCAACAGTTGGACACCTTATATATTAGGAATAGTGACAAGAGTGTCGAGCTGCAAAGGCTATTGAAAACAAATATGATCGATTCAATTATGAACGCTTTAGATACTTTAACTCTTAACGATCCGAACTATTTGAGTAAACTAAAGGGTTATCAGCCAAACAACGCCTATTTTATGTCATTCAAAAGGTATCGCGCTAAGCAACCAATATTAGATTCTATATTTACTATTCAATTTGATTCCAATCTCATTAACTTTATAGAATATTTCAAACAACAATATGCTGCAGAATGATTAAAATGAAGCGAGGAGTCATATTGCTAATTTTCATATCTGCATTACTCATAAGCAGCGATCAATATAAGTCTTATCGGAGTGTGCCTAACACCAGCTTTATTCCTGGCGAGGTTATCAACTATAAAGTTCATTATGGCTTTGTCAATGCTGCCGAAGGTAAAATGGTGATCAGCGACAAGTTGTTTAAAATAAATAATCGTCATTGCTATAAAATTGATGTATATGGCAAGTCGATTGGCATGTTTGATGTATTTCTAAGAATCCGTGATAACTGGGGCACCTATTTAGATACGGCATCTATTATTCCGCACAAGGCTTATAGATATATTGAAGAAGGTAAATACAGAAAAAAGGAGATTGTCAATTTTCATCACTTTAACAAAAAGGTAGAAGTAATAGACTTTGATAAGAATAAAGAGATATGGAAGCCCGCTAAGGAATTTGAAGCACCAACCTATGTACAGGATATGGTCAGTGGCTATTATTATCTGCGTACATTAGACTTTGACAAATTAAAGGAAAACGAAATAATACAGCTCAAAGCATTTTTTGATGATGAGGTGTACGATTTTAATATCCGATTTTTAGGAAGGGAAGAAGTGAAAACCAAGATTGGCACCATCCGATCCTTAGTGCTGTCTCCTATAATGCCGGAGAACAGCCTTTTTGATGGGGAAAATTCGATAAGGGTTTGGATTTCTGACGACCGCAATAAAGTGCCCATTAAGGTGAAAGCGCAAATGTTTGTGGGGGCGGTGGAAGTAGATATACAATCGTACGAAAAAGGGGACATTAAGTAATTGTTAAATAAACAATACCCATTTTTTAATAAAGCAATTAATCAATATTTTTGACTCGTTTTTTGGAAAAAATTAGACACTAAACACCTCAATTATGGGAAACAAGCAAGAGTACAAAGTGCTTGTTGTAGATGACGAAGAAGCAATTTTAGAATTGCTTAAGTATAATCTCGAGAAAGAAGGCTATGAAGTAAAAACTGCTCCTGATGGAGTGAAAGGTGTAGAAGTAGCCAAGAAATTTTTACCAGACATTATTTTACTTGATATAATGATGCCAAAGCAAGATGGTGTGGAAACCTGCCGTCAGTTGCGCGAGATACCAGAGCTAACTACAGCATTTATTATATTTTTAACGGCCAGATCAGAAGAATACTCAGAAGTTGCTGCTTTTGATGTTGGTGCTGATGATTACATAACAAAGCCTATTAAGCCACGCGCTTTGATGAGCCGTATTTCAGCTTATTTTAGAAGAGATGTGCAAAAGCAATCTGTTACCAACCAAATTTCCATCGGAGATTTAGTAATTGACAGGACGAGCTACACGATTGCACTGAATGGCAAAGAAATAAGCTTACCTAAAAAGGAATTTGAACTACTATACTTTCTGGCTCAAAACCCGAATAAAGTTTTTGGCAGAGATGAGCTTCTTCAAAATATTTGGGGTTCAGATGTGTATGTTCTGGCCAGAACTGTTGACGTTCACATTCGTAAAGTCCGCGAAAAAATCGGAGACGACTATATCACTACAGTAAAAGGAGTAGGATATAAGTTTAGCCTTAATTAATAGCCTGTGAATAGCTCTCGGGTAATTGCATTATTACTGGCTGCCTGTATTGCTGCAGTAACAACGGCCTTCCTCTCTTTATTTGATGAGGTAACTTTCACTGCGCTCATCGTAACATTTCTAATCAGTTTTTCTGCTTCCTATTTGTTGGGGTTTATGATATTGGAATTCCTCATTTTCAGGGAGATCAATAAAATATACCAGCTGTTCGAAAAATTAAGAAAGAAAGAGCTTAAAGTGCTGGATGATCAAAAATCTAATCCGCTAAATCCTCTGAAAAGAATTAATGAAGAAATTTTCAGCTATGCAGCTTTAAAACAGAAGGAGATAGACGAGCTTAAAAAAATGGAAGCCTTCAGGCGGGAATTTATTGCCGATGTGAGCCATGAACTGAAAACACCAATTTTCGCAGCACAGGGTTTTGTTCATACCTTATTAGATGGTGCGGTTAAGGATAAGTCAGTGCGTACGAAATTTTTGAAACGAGCTGCCAAAAGTTTAGATGGTTTAGATATGCTGGTGCAGGATCTTCTCACCCTATCACAAATAGAAACAGGTGAAATTAAAATGCACCTGGAATACTTTGATATTAAAAACCTGGCGGAAGATGTGCTCGACCAATTCGAAAATAAGGCTGAGCGTAAAAACATTACGTTATCTTTTGCCAAAGACACGCCTGATCAGGTGATTGTTCATGGAGACTGGCAAAGAATTAATCAGGTATTAAATAACCTGATAAGCAATGCCATTAAGTACTCTCCTGAAGATAGCGCAGTAGAGTTAGGCTTCAGGGTTTTAAAAAATGATGTTGTTACCTATGTAAAAGATAATGGCGAAGGTATTCCTTCAGATGATGTGAAGAGAATATTCGAACGTTTTTACAGGGTAGATAAAAGTAGGTCAAGGGAAAAAGGGGGTACAGGCCTAGGTCTTGCCATAGTGAAACACATCTTAGAAGAGCATAAATCTAAAATTGAAGTGAAGAGCACCTATGGTAAAGGTTCTGAGTTTAGCTTCAAGCTCGCGAAAGGCCAGTCTGAACCATTGTTTCAGAAGTAATATTGTTTCCTAAAGTTCATACCTTTGCCCAATGGGCAAGAAAATTAATTTTAAAGATCTGGTAATATGGGAAGATAGCGACTATTGGGTGATTAATAAACCGCCATTTATTTCCACACTGGATGATAGAAATGATCCGGTGAACATCCTTGGCCTTGCTAAGCAACAGAATGAGAATGCCCATGTGTGCCACCGATTAGATAAAGACACTTCCGGCCTGTTAATTATCGCCAAAAATGATGAGGCTTACAGGCATGTGTCTATTCAATTTGAGAAAAGGTCTATAGGCAAGGTGTATCATGCTGTTGCAGATGGCATTCACGACTTTAATGATAAAGTGGTAGAAGATAAAATATTAAAGCTTTCTAATGGTACGGTACGTATAGATAGGAAAGGAAAAGAGGCCAAGACTACCTTCAATACTCTTAAAGCTTATAAGCTGCATACATTAATAGAGTGTAAACCATTAACAGGGCGTATGCATCAAATCAGAATCCACCTTGCCAATATAGGAGCTTCCATTTCTGGTGACTCGTATTATGGCGGCAAGCCATTCTATTTATCATCAGTAAAGAAAAAATTCAATTTAAAGAAAGATACAGAAGAGCAACCATTGGTCAAAAGGCATGCGCTACATGCCTATAAACTAACATTTTTGAATTTAAAAGATGAGAAAGTGGAGGTTCAGGGGGAGTATCCGAAGGATATGAGAGTACTTATCGAGCAGCTTGAGAAGAATATTTAAATATTTCAGTGCCTCTGTTGCATATAATAATGAATCAATCTATCTTTGCAATCCCTTTTTGAGGGGAGTACTATATATTGTCAAAATATAAAGCTTTAAAAGCGTGGATAATTTAAGTTATAAGACGATTTCTGCTAACAAAGCAACCGTAAACAAAGGTTGGGTTATTGTTGATGCAGAATCAAAAGTGTTAGGAAGATTAGCTAGCGATGTAGCTAAAATCATAAGAGGAAAGAACAAACCAGACTTTACTCCTAATGTTGATTGTGGTGACAACGTAATTGTTGTGAATGCGGACAAAGTAAAGTTAACAGGTAAGAAATGGACTGATAAGGTTTATGTATCTCACACTGGGTACCCTGGTGGTCAGAGAAAGTCTACTCCTAACGAGGTTAAGAATTCTAAGTCTTCTACAATTCTTGTAGAGCGTGCTGTAAGAGGTATGCTACCTAAAAGCAGATTAGGAAGAGCCTTATTTGGCAATTTATATGTGTATGAAGGCGCAGAGCACCCTCATGCTGCACAACAACCAAAAGAAATTAAATTATAATAATGGAAGTAATAAGTTCAATAGGAAGAAGAAAGACTTCGGTAGCTAGAATTTATGTTACTGCAGGTAAAGGAGCTATCACTGTAAATAACAGAGGTGTAGACGAGTACTTCCCTGCTGGAATTCTACAGACTATCGTTCGTCAGCCTTTGAATATCGTAGAGCAAGACGGAAACTTCGACATTAAAGTAAATGTAGATGGTGGTGGTCCTGCTGGTCAAGCAGAAGCTATCCGTTTAGCTATTTCTAGAGCTCTTGTGGAAATTGATCCTGAGCATAGAAGTCCTCTTAAAAAAGAAGGTTTCTTAACTCGTGATCCTAGAATGGTAGAGCGTAAGAAATACGGTAGAAGAAAAGCGAGAAGAAGATTCCAGTTCAGTAAGCGTTAATCGTTTACCTAACTCAGAAGAGAAAACAATTAATATTAATGGCAAATAAATTAGAATACAAAGACTTACTAGATGCTGGTGTTCATTTCGGACACTTGACGAGAAAGTGGGATCCCCGTATGGCTCCATATATCTTTATGGAGAAAAACGGAATCCACATTATCGATCTAAATAAGACCCTTGAGTGCCTCGAAAAAGCATCTTTTGCACTTAAGAACATCGTTAGATCAGGAAGAAAAGTTTTATTCGTAGCTACGAAGAAGCAAGCTCAGGACATCGTTGCTGAAGAAGCAAAACGTCTTAACATGCCTTTCGTTACAGAAAGATGGTTAGGCGGAATGATGACAAACTTCGCAACTATTAGAAAATCATTGAAGAAAATGTCTTCAATTGATAAGTTGATGAAGGACGAAGCTTACTTAAACCTAGCAAAGCGTGAGCGCTTGATGATCTCTCGTGAGAAGGAAAAGTTAGAAAGAGTATTAGGCGGTATTGCTGACCTAAACAGACTTCCAGCTGCACTTTTCGTGATTGATGTCAAGAGAGAACACATTGCTGTAAAAGAAGCTCAAAAATTAAATATCCCTGTTTTTGCAATGGTAGATACAAACTCAGATCCTAACGGAGTTGACTTTGTAATCCCTGCAAACGATGATGCATTTAAATCTATCTCTTTGATTACCAGTCACATAGGTAAAGTAATAGAAGAAGGTTTAGCTGAAAGAAAGAAAGACAAGGATGAGGCTAGTCAGCAAAAAGAAGAGGAGGCTAAAAAAGCCGTTGATACTGCTGAAGAAGCTAAATAAACACACTTGATATATACATTAGAAAATTGAACATTGGTCAAGTGCTGATGTTCAATTTTTTTTAAAACACATATTCAATTTTAAAATCTTAATTAAATAGAACCATGGCTATTACAGCACAAGAAGTAAACAAGCTGAGACAAATGACAGGTGCAGGAATGATGGACTGCAAAAAAGCATTAACTGAGGCTGAAGGTGATTTTGATAAAGCTATCGACATTTTAAGAAAAAAAGGACAAAAAGTTTCTGCTTCAAGAGCAGATAGAGAAACTACTGAAGGTTCTGTATTTGTAAGAACAAATGCTGATAACACTGAAGGTATTTTAGTAGCTCTTAACTGTGAAACTGACTTCGTAGGTAAAAACGAAGAGTTCTTGGCATTAGGTCAGTCTATTTTAGATGTTGCGTTCGAAAACGATGCGCCAACTAAAGAAGACGTACTTAAATTAAAAGTAGGAAGTCTTACTGTAGAGGAGAAGATTACTGAAATGGTAGGTAAGATTGGTGAGAAAATCGAAATCAGTGAGTACGTAAGATTGAAAGGCGAAGCTGTTGTTCCTTATATCCACGCTGGTAACAAACTGGGTGTTCTGGTAGCATTGAAAAATGTAAACGGAACAGACGTTCAGGAAGCTGGTAAAGATGTAGGAATGCAAATCGCAGCTATGAATCCGGTAGCCGTTGATCAGGACGGTGTTGATCAGGAAACAATCAACAAGGAAATTGAGATTGGAAAAGAGCAGGCATTAGCTGAAGGAAAACCTGAAAATATCATTGACAAGATTGCTCAAGGTAAATTACAGAAGTTCTTCAAAGACAACACTTTGTTGAATCAGGCCTTTGTAAAAGATAACTCTTTAACTATCGCTAAATACTTAGATAGCGTACACTCTGGCCTAACAGTAACTGAATTCAAGAGAGTTTCTATAGGATAAAAATAGAATTCATATAAATTTTCAAGGGACTTTAATAAAGTCCCTTTTTTTGTATATCTATTTTCTTGAAATCACCGTTTAAACGCTCTGAAGTTACTTTTTAACTAAAAAACAAAAATGAAAAAGTTTAGCATTTATATGCTTTGCGTAATGACTCTTATTGCCACAGGATGTGGTGATGATGATGAGTCTGGTACACCACAATTAGGTGTTGTTGAGGCTAAAGAATCAATGGATGATTTTTCCGATGATCTTACGACTGATATTGTGAGTATAACCCAGTCGGAGGGAATAGAAGCAGTAGGTGAATTGTTCTCTCTCACAAGTTTAAGTGATCCTTTTAATGGTAGAGTCGATCACGAATCAACAAAAGAATGGTTTAAGAACAGAGCGGCTTCTTTCAAAACTATATTCTCACCTAAAAAAGTAGGTTTTTCAAGAACAGATGAAGACGGGTTTAATTTTGCCGCCAATGTAGGTGTCTATGAATGGAATGCTTCTATTGAAGAGTTTGAAAAAACAAGCAGCGAAGGTCAGATCATTGTTATCAAGTTCCCGGCAGAAGGCTCTGCAACCAATAACGCCCAATTAAGAATTACATCTTTCGAAGAAGAACAATTTGAAGATGAGTTTGAAGTGTATTATATGCCAACAGATGTGTCTGCTGACTTATCTGTTGATGGAACTAAGCAAATTGAATTGGTATTTTCAGCCGAATATAATAATGATGGTGATCCCATCTCCGGAACAATCAGTTTGTTTTTAATGCCATATACCTTTGCCATTTCAGTGGATGACAGTAGTTCAGCAAGCACAACTGCTAACTTTACTATCAAAGAAGGAGTAGAAGTTATCATGTCTACCAGTACAAAAATAATTTTCGTAAATACAGCGAAAGAAGAAGTTAAGAACCTTGAAGGTGCTGTTACCTATAGAAGCCTTAAGATTTCCGGTAATATTAATGTAGAGGGTATTGAGTCTTCTGAGAATGTTGACTACAACAACTTTGTGAAACTTGTTCTATTCGACAATAATAATAAAATTGGAGACATTGTATTTGTAACTGAAATTGAAGACGGTGAAGAGTATGATGTCGCTTATGTTAAATATGCTGATGGTTCTAAAGAAAAACTGGAGGATATCTTAGCTCCGGTAATAGAAGAATTTGAAAGCTTTGAAGATGAAGTGGAAACCTGGGGTTAAATATCAATAATTGAAAAGGAGGCTTAAGCCTCCTTTTTGTTTTTAGAACCTTTTCGAAATGTTTCACTAAACGCTTTTCTAATTTCTTCGCCAGCCTTTTCAAAAGACTTATCTATATCATCAAATATTTCATGATGATCATCTTTAAAGCTGTTAAATTCAGTTTTCAGTTTTTCGCCATTTCTTTTTAATTCTTCAAAACGGTCCTTAAACCTGGGATCATCAGTTCCTTTTTTAATATCCGAAATTAGTTCGTCTATTTTCTTACCCAGATTTTTAAATAAATGCTCGGCTTTTCCTTCTGGTCGTCTACCCATAACTTGTTACTCTTAATTATAGTTAAGTATACGTAAAATAATTTTTTAGTTTAATTTCATGCTATGTCATTACAACAAGATCCTATAAAACATATAGCCAGATTAATAGAAACTAAATCTTCTGTTAAACAGGAAACTTACCGCAACTTATGCCACAACTTCAAAACGTTAGAAAAAGAAGCAAAGAATGTGGTTAAACAAATAAATGAAGAGCTTACCGAAAAAGATAAAGGAGTTACGCTATCAGTAACCAAGATTAACGATCAGGAATTTCATGTGAAGGTAGCGGGAGACTTATTGGTTTTTATACTGCATACAAATATTATTGTTTTGGATGCTGCCCATCGATATAACAAAAGCCCTTACGTGCAAGAGAATGAAATGCGTAAATACCTGGGGCAGATTAATATTTATAATTTTATGGCAGACTCATTCAAATACAATCGGCTCAATGATCCAGGTTATTTAATCGCCAGACTCTTTTGTAATTATGAAAATCACTTTCTGGTGGAAGGAGAGAGGCAGCTAAGTTTTATGTATGAAAATGTTTCTGAAAAACCTGTAACCAATACAGACTTGAACATTGTCTCACAATTAGTGATGAGTCAATGCATTGATAATGATCTAGTTACGGCTCCATTTCCAGATATTCGAGTAATATCGTTACATCAAAAAATAGAAAAAACACAAGCGCTCGGTGGCGGTTATAAGATAGGCTTTCAAATGAGCTATCAACAGAAATTGGATTAATTAGTAATTGTAGTCTTTGAGATTGCCTTAGCCGTTTACATGTGCTTATATTTGTATTGATGGTAACCAGAAAAATTATTCTTTCCTTTTTGATAAGCCTATTTCTTTTATCATGTGCATCAACACAAAAAAGAAATGGTAAAATAAAACCAGGCAAACCCATCCCTTGTCCACAAAAAGACTGCTAGCTAATGAAGAAAATTGTAATTGCTATAGATGGATATTCTGCTTGTGGAAAAAGCTCTACAGCTAAAGGAGTGGCATCAGTATTAGGATATACCTATATAGATTCAGGCGCTATGTACAGGGCGGTTACTCTCTATTTTGATAGGAACCATGTGAGTATTACAAATACTCAGGAAGTTAAGAAAGCACTGGAAAACATTGATATCACCTTTATTGTTAATGACAAAACTGGTTTAAACGAGACGTATCTGAACGGGCTTAATGTGGAAGATGAAATTCGTAAAATGTACATCTCCAAGCAGGTAAGTCAGGTAAGTATGATCAAGGAAGTGCGAGTAGAGATGGTTAGCCAACAGCAAAAGCTTGGTAAGAAAAAAGGGGTTGTGATGGATGGTAGAGATATTGGAACCGTTGTGTTTCCTGATGCAGAGCTAAAATTGTTCATGGATGCTGATATTTATGTAAGAGCTGGCAGACGGCAACAAGAGCTTCTTGATAAGGGGCAGATGATTGGTTTGGAGGAAATAATGGAGAACTTAAAAGAGCGTGACAGGATTGATACCACTCGAAAAGAAAGCCCTTTAGTTAAGGCTGAAGATGCAACCATTGTAGATACCACTTTCAGAACATTGGAAGAACAAATTGAGGAAGTAGTAAACCTTGCATTAAGTAAAATACTTGATGGTGATAGTACACAATTAGAACTTGAAAAAGAGTAGAATTTTATTTGACTTAAATTAAACTAATCGATTTTTATTGTAGCAAAAATTATTAATTTTGACTTCGATTTTTCATCGATAGATTTGAATCTAACAGGAAAGCATGTCTAAATTCATCAAGCTAAAAAAAGGGTTTGATATTAACCTAGCTGGCAAAGCAGAAAAGAAAGTTGCCGATATAGAACAACCAGAAACTTTCGCTTATAAACCCACCAGTTTTCACGGAATTTTGAGACCAAAATTAATGGTCGATGAAGGTGATAACGTGAAAGCGGGAACACCCATTCTTTTTGATAAAAAGAATGATAAGGTGATGCACGTAGCACCCGTAAGTGGGGAAGTGGTTGAAATCAAAAGAGGAGCTAAAAGAAAGTTACTAGAAGTAGTAATTCTTGCAGATAAAAAAGTGGAGTCAGTAGAGCACAAAAAGTTCTCTGTATCTGACATCACCAACTTATCAAGAGATGAAGCCCAGGAAATTATGCTCAAGTCAGGAACTTGGGTAAACCTCGTACAAAGACCTTATGGTGTTATTGCTGATCCGTCAGAGTCACCAAAGTCAATATTTATTTCTGCCTTTGATTCACACCCTTTAGCACCAGACTATGATGTGCTTTTTAAAGGAAATGAACAATATTTTCAGGCAGGTCTGGATATACTTAAGAAATTCTCTGAGAGTACTATCCATCTAAATATTCATGGCGAGAATGAAGTTTCACAAATCTTCTCTCATGCCAAGAATGCCACGTTAAATAAAGTAACGGGGCCACATCCGGCAGGTAATGTTGGAGTACAAATTCATCATATCGATCCTATTAATAAAGGAGATATTGTTTGGACTATCAATCCGTATGGTGTAATTCAGATTGGAAAACTTTTCCTTGATGGAGTTTATGATGCTTCTAAAATCGTTGCCTTAACAGGCTCTGAAGTGAGTAACCCTCAGTACTACAAAACATACATTGGAGCATCTATCAAAAACATGATCGCTAACAATATTAAGAGCGACAATGTGAGATATATTTCCGGAAATGTGCTTACAGGTGAAAAAATTGAAGACAATGGACATATTGGTTTCTTCGATCATCAGGTAACGGTAATACCAGAAGGAGATTATTATGAGATGTTTGGTTGGATTAAGCCAACAACTAATAAGTTAAGTTTCCAAAGAGCATTTGGGTTGTTGTCATTCCTAAATAAGAATAAAGAATTTGTTGTTGATACCAATGCCAAAGGAGAACCAAGAGCATTTGTTCAAACAGGTGTGTTTGAAAAGGTGATGCCAATGGATATTCTTCCTACATATCTGTTAAAAGCTATTTTAGCTGAAGATTTTGATGATATGGAAGCACTTGGTATCTATGAAATAATAGAAGAAGACATGGCTCTTTGTGAATTCGTGGATGTTTCTAAACACGATGTACAAAGCATTGTTAGAGAAGGATTAGATCTTATTCAATATAGTTAATAAGTAAAGCATGCAGTTTTTAAGAGATCAACTTGATAAAATAAAACCACATTTTGAGAAAGGTGGTAAGTGGGAGAAATTCTACTTTATTTATGAAGCTCACGACACATTACTTTTTTCACCTAACCATACAACAAAGGCTAAAGGTGTACAAATAAGAGATGCGATAGACATGAAGCGTATGATGATGACCGTGATCATC
This genomic window contains:
- the rpsI gene encoding 30S ribosomal protein S9 encodes the protein MEVISSIGRRKTSVARIYVTAGKGAITVNNRGVDEYFPAGILQTIVRQPLNIVEQDGNFDIKVNVDGGGPAGQAEAIRLAISRALVEIDPEHRSPLKKEGFLTRDPRMVERKKYGRRKARRRFQFSKR
- the rpsB gene encoding 30S ribosomal protein S2; this translates as MANKLEYKDLLDAGVHFGHLTRKWDPRMAPYIFMEKNGIHIIDLNKTLECLEKASFALKNIVRSGRKVLFVATKKQAQDIVAEEAKRLNMPFVTERWLGGMMTNFATIRKSLKKMSSIDKLMKDEAYLNLAKRERLMISREKEKLERVLGGIADLNRLPAALFVIDVKREHIAVKEAQKLNIPVFAMVDTNSDPNGVDFVIPANDDAFKSISLITSHIGKVIEEGLAERKKDKDEASQQKEEEAKKAVDTAEEAK
- the tsf gene encoding translation elongation factor Ts, with the protein product MAITAQEVNKLRQMTGAGMMDCKKALTEAEGDFDKAIDILRKKGQKVSASRADRETTEGSVFVRTNADNTEGILVALNCETDFVGKNEEFLALGQSILDVAFENDAPTKEDVLKLKVGSLTVEEKITEMVGKIGEKIEISEYVRLKGEAVVPYIHAGNKLGVLVALKNVNGTDVQEAGKDVGMQIAAMNPVAVDQDGVDQETINKEIEIGKEQALAEGKPENIIDKIAQGKLQKFFKDNTLLNQAFVKDNSLTIAKYLDSVHSGLTVTEFKRVSIG
- the cmk gene encoding (d)CMP kinase, giving the protein MKKIVIAIDGYSACGKSSTAKGVASVLGYTYIDSGAMYRAVTLYFDRNHVSITNTQEVKKALENIDITFIVNDKTGLNETYLNGLNVEDEIRKMYISKQVSQVSMIKEVRVEMVSQQQKLGKKKGVVMDGRDIGTVVFPDAELKLFMDADIYVRAGRRQQELLDKGQMIGLEEIMENLKERDRIDTTRKESPLVKAEDATIVDTTFRTLEEQIEEVVNLALSKILDGDSTQLELEKE
- a CDS encoding Na(+)-translocating NADH-quinone reductase subunit A; protein product: MSKFIKLKKGFDINLAGKAEKKVADIEQPETFAYKPTSFHGILRPKLMVDEGDNVKAGTPILFDKKNDKVMHVAPVSGEVVEIKRGAKRKLLEVVILADKKVESVEHKKFSVSDITNLSRDEAQEIMLKSGTWVNLVQRPYGVIADPSESPKSIFISAFDSHPLAPDYDVLFKGNEQYFQAGLDILKKFSESTIHLNIHGENEVSQIFSHAKNATLNKVTGPHPAGNVGVQIHHIDPINKGDIVWTINPYGVIQIGKLFLDGVYDASKIVALTGSEVSNPQYYKTYIGASIKNMIANNIKSDNVRYISGNVLTGEKIEDNGHIGFFDHQVTVIPEGDYYEMFGWIKPTTNKLSFQRAFGLLSFLNKNKEFVVDTNAKGEPRAFVQTGVFEKVMPMDILPTYLLKAILAEDFDDMEALGIYEIIEEDMALCEFVDVSKHDVQSIVREGLDLIQYS